A window of Polynucleobacter sp. KF022 genomic DNA:
ATATAAATGGGTGCGCTCTAGGCCGGTATATTCAGAAATCTTCGTCATGCTACCGCCCATGATTTGCATTTGATGCTCAAAATAAGCCTTTTCAAAGAGATCTCTAGCCTCTCTTAGCGGCAAATCAAAATAGGTTTTTGCAATTCCACTAATGTATTCACCCCCGGCAGGCGCGGGGGCTGACTCAACTGCCGCCTGCTTTGGTATTGCTACAGCACTATTACTAGATTGAACGATTCGCTCTTGTTCTGGTTCAACATATTTAGGAAAGCTTTCTAAAGCTTTACTCACTGTCTTCAACAACTTTTGTAAAGCAATCGGCTTTTCTAAAAAGTTCAAAGCGCCAATTCGCGTTGCTTCAACAGCGGTGTCAATCGTTGCGTGACCAGACATCATCACTACTGGCATCGTCAACTGACCAGTGTTGGACCACTCTTTTAATAATGTAATGCCATCCGTATCTGGCATCCAAATATCTAGCAAAACTAAATCGGGGCGCATCTGCTCTCGAATAGTGCGTGCTTGTATGGCGCTCTCTGCGGCGTACACGGTATGGCCTTCATCTGTAAGGATCTCATTGAGAAGCTCACGAATACCCATCTCGTCATCTACAACCAAAATACTAGCCATGCTTAGGCTGCCTCTTTTGCTAGATTCATAAACAATATTGATACTTGCGCACCAATCACTTCTTCACCCGACATGCGATTGCGGATTTCAATTTTGGCCGCATGATCATCAACAATTTTCTTGACCACCGCCAAACCCAATCCCGTGCCTTTGCTCTTTGTAGTTACATATGGCTCAAAGGCTCTTGCCAATATCTTAGCTGGAAATCCAACTCCACAATCACTTATTGTCAATCGCACTGCATTTTGAACCACGCCATTGTGCTCGCCATAGGGCACTAACTCTGTTTTTACCTCTACTGGACTGCCAGGGTTGGGGCCTTCAAGAGTGGCGTCTTGAGCATTTTGTAGCAAGTTATGGATTACCTGCCTGAGTTGGGTTGGGTCGCCCATAATATTTGGGCACCCTGGATCCAGCTTGGTTTTCAGAGGGCTTCCCTCATAAAGACCTAAGATCTCAGAGGTAAGTGTATTGATAGAAACTGGCTTCAATTGAGGGGTTGGGGTCTTTGCAAAATCCCTAAAATCATTGACCATTTCTTTCATGGCCTGCACCTGACCAATAATGGTTTCGGTGCTGCGATTAATCATTTCTTCTTGCTCTGGACTCAACTTGCCGGCAAGTTTATGTTGCAATCTTTCAGCTGAAAGCTGAATAGGCGTAAGTGGGTTTTTAATCTCGTGGGCTAGGCGTCTTGCTACCTCGCTCCAGGCAATCGATCTTTGTGCGCTCACCACGTCGGTAATGTCGTCAAAAACTACCATGCGCAAATCACCGGTCAACTCTGTGCCGCGCACAAACAGCGTGACGCCCAATTCATTTTCAAACTCATTGGTGCTGTGTAACTGAATTTGTTTTTGCCACACTGGCGCATTAGCTTGATTAGACTTTTGCTCTACTCCACCCTCACCAGCTACAGCAAGTTTCATAGTGGCAAAACCCTCTTTAATGGCTCCCTCAAACTCTTGTAAAGCAGGGCTGCTGCTCAGCGGCCTTCCATCAAGCTGAGTTAGGTCTTGCCCAAAAATTCTGTCGGCTCCAGCATTGCTAGAAACGACGTTGTAGTTTTTGTCAAAAATACATACACCTG
This region includes:
- a CDS encoding response regulator; this translates as MASILVVDDEMGIRELLNEILTDEGHTVYAAESAIQARTIREQMRPDLVLLDIWMPDTDGITLLKEWSNTGQLTMPVVMMSGHATIDTAVEATRIGALNFLEKPIALQKLLKTVSKALESFPKYVEPEQERIVQSSNSAVAIPKQAAVESAPAPAGGEYISGIAKTYFDLPLREARDLFEKAYFEHQMQIMGGSMTKISEYTGLERTHLYRKLKALGIDTSRNKGES